The Streptomyces tendae genome has a window encoding:
- a CDS encoding DeoR/GlpR family DNA-binding transcription regulator: MSENQNLLAEQRRTLILDEVRRRGGVRVNELTRRLGVSDMTVRRDLDALARQGVLEKVHGGAVPVVEASTHEPGFEAKSGLELTAKEDIARAAAELVPPGAAIALSGGTTTFALAHRLTDVPDLTVVTNSVRVADVFHAAQRTSGSRPGVATVVLTGGVRTPSDSLVGPVADQAIAALHFDLLFLGVHGISVEAGLSTPNLAEAETNRRLVQSARRVVVVADHTKWGTVGLSSFASLEQVDTLVTDPGLPPGARAEVSEHLRRLVVAGGPEEPETAETADT, translated from the coding sequence GTGAGCGAGAATCAGAACCTGCTCGCGGAGCAGCGGCGCACCCTGATCCTCGACGAGGTCCGGCGACGGGGCGGGGTCCGGGTCAACGAGCTGACCCGCAGGCTCGGCGTGTCGGACATGACGGTCCGCCGCGACCTCGACGCGCTGGCCCGGCAGGGCGTTCTGGAGAAGGTGCACGGCGGTGCGGTCCCGGTGGTCGAGGCCAGCACGCACGAGCCCGGTTTCGAGGCCAAGTCCGGCCTGGAGCTGACCGCCAAGGAGGACATCGCGCGCGCGGCGGCCGAGCTGGTCCCCCCGGGCGCGGCGATCGCCCTGTCGGGCGGTACGACGACGTTCGCGCTGGCTCACCGGCTGACCGACGTCCCCGATCTCACGGTGGTCACCAACTCGGTGCGGGTGGCGGACGTCTTCCACGCCGCGCAGCGCACCTCGGGCAGCCGGCCGGGGGTGGCCACGGTCGTCCTGACGGGCGGGGTGCGCACCCCGTCCGACTCGCTGGTGGGTCCGGTGGCCGACCAGGCGATCGCGGCGCTCCACTTCGACCTGCTGTTCCTCGGGGTGCACGGGATATCGGTGGAGGCGGGACTGTCGACACCGAACCTGGCGGAGGCCGAGACCAACCGGCGGCTCGTGCAGTCGGCCCGGCGGGTGGTCGTGGTCGCCGACCACACCAAGTGGGGCACCGTGGGCCTGAGTTCGTTCGCCTCGCTGGAGCAGGTCGACACCCTCGTCACGGACCCGGGACTGCCTCCCGGGGCGCGCGCGGAGGTGTCCGAGCATCTGCGACGGCTGGTGGTGGCGGGCGGGCCCGAGGAGCCGGAGACGGCGGAGACCGCCGACACCTGA